A part of Oncorhynchus kisutch isolate 150728-3 unplaced genomic scaffold, Okis_V2 scaffold3988, whole genome shotgun sequence genomic DNA contains:
- the LOC116372982 gene encoding transmembrane protein 178B, whose product MTAGFMGMAVAIILFGWTIGVLGCCWDRGLMQYVAGLLFLMGGTFCIISLCTCVAGINFELSRYPRYLYGLPDDIGHGYGWSMFCAWGGLGLTLIAGFFCTLAPSVQPIPRSTCPKSRQENGTVC is encoded by the exons ATGACGGCAGGCTTCATGGGCATGGCTGTAGCCATCATTCTGTTTGGCTGGACGATAGGTGTTCTGGGATGCTGCTGGGATAGAGGACTGATGCAGTACGTGGCAGGATTACTGTTCCTAATGGGAG gcACCTTCTGTataatctctctctgtacctGCGTGGCGGGGATCAACTTCGAGCTGTCCCGTTATCCTCGCTATCTGTACGGCCTGCCGGACGACATTGGCCATGGCTACGGCTGGTCTATGTTCTGCGCCTGGGGAGGTCTGGGGCTCACCCTCATCGCTGGTTTCTTCTGTACCCTGGCTCCCTCCGTCCAGCCCATCCCTCGATCCACCTGCCCCAAGTCGAGGCAGGAGAACGGGACGGTCTGCTAG